The following coding sequences are from one Mycolicibacterium aichiense window:
- a CDS encoding glutamate decarboxylase, whose amino-acid sequence MPHVKYRSPSIAPAYTGRLSTDPIPSLRLPDEAMEPTAAYRFIHDELMLDGSSRLNLATFVTTWMDPEAEKLMSETFDKNMIDKDEYPATAAIESRCVAMVADLFHAENLRDDDASTAVGVSTIGSSEAVMLGGLALKWRWKARVGDKWKTRTPNLVMGANVQVVWEKFCRYFEVEPRYLPMAEDRYVITPEQVLDAVDEDTIGVVGILGTTYTGELEPIAEICAALDTLQADKGLDIPVHVDAASGGFVVPFLHTDLKWDFRLPRVASINVSGHKYGLTYPGIGFVVWRNADCLPEELVFRVNYLGGDMPTFTLNFSRPGNQVVGQYYNFLRLGRAGYTHVMQCLSATARWFSDQLEACQHFEVISDGSAIPVVAFRLKGDLGYTEFDVSAALRSYGWQVPAYTMPDGAENISVLRVVVREGFSADLARSLWADLNAVLGHLDAIQPDGHFTQEHFAH is encoded by the coding sequence GTGCCCCACGTCAAATATCGTTCCCCGTCGATCGCACCGGCCTACACCGGACGCCTGTCGACCGACCCCATCCCGTCACTGCGGCTGCCCGACGAGGCGATGGAACCCACTGCGGCATACCGGTTCATCCACGACGAGCTGATGCTCGACGGCAGCTCGCGGCTCAACCTCGCCACGTTCGTCACCACCTGGATGGACCCCGAGGCCGAGAAGCTGATGTCGGAGACGTTCGACAAGAACATGATCGACAAGGACGAGTACCCGGCGACGGCTGCCATCGAATCCCGTTGTGTGGCAATGGTTGCCGATCTCTTCCATGCCGAGAACCTGCGCGACGACGACGCCTCCACCGCGGTCGGGGTGTCCACGATCGGGTCGTCGGAGGCCGTGATGCTCGGCGGTCTGGCACTGAAGTGGCGCTGGAAGGCCCGCGTCGGGGACAAGTGGAAGACCCGCACCCCCAACCTGGTGATGGGTGCCAACGTGCAGGTGGTGTGGGAAAAGTTCTGCCGTTACTTCGAAGTCGAGCCGCGCTACCTCCCGATGGCCGAGGACCGCTACGTCATCACTCCCGAGCAGGTGCTGGACGCCGTCGACGAGGACACCATCGGCGTGGTGGGCATCCTGGGCACCACCTACACCGGTGAACTGGAGCCGATCGCCGAGATCTGTGCGGCACTGGACACGTTGCAGGCGGACAAGGGACTCGACATCCCCGTGCATGTCGATGCGGCCAGCGGCGGATTCGTGGTGCCGTTCCTGCACACCGACCTCAAGTGGGATTTCCGGTTGCCGCGCGTGGCGTCGATCAACGTCAGCGGCCACAAGTACGGGCTGACCTATCCGGGTATCGGATTCGTGGTGTGGCGCAACGCCGATTGCCTCCCCGAGGAGCTGGTGTTCCGGGTGAACTACCTCGGCGGGGACATGCCGACGTTCACCCTGAACTTCTCCCGGCCGGGCAATCAGGTGGTCGGCCAGTACTACAACTTCCTGCGGTTGGGCCGGGCCGGCTACACCCACGTGATGCAGTGCCTGTCGGCGACGGCCCGCTGGTTCTCCGACCAACTGGAGGCCTGCCAGCACTTCGAGGTGATCTCCGACGGCTCGGCGATACCGGTGGTGGCGTTCCGGCTCAAGGGCGACTTGGGCTACACCGAGTTCGACGTGTCGGCGGCGCTGCGTTCCTACGGCTGGCAGGTGCCGGCGTACACGATGCCCGACGGCGCGGAGAACATCTCGGTGCTGCGGGTGGTTGTGCGAGAAGGGTTCTCGGCTGACCTGGCCCGCTCACTGTGGGCGGACCTCAACGCCGTGCTGGGCCACCTCGACGCGATCCAGCCCGACGGCCACTTCACTCAGGAGCACTTCGCGCACTAG
- a CDS encoding FAD-dependent oxidoreductase has product MPLNVEHIEADLAVIGFGKGGKTLAAALGRQGRRVVMIEQSALMYGGTCINIGCVPTKSMVYRAEHLTPGGVYEDAYRSAVAATADLTADLRAVNFAMLDNLDTVTVLTGHARFTDPHTLQVETVGGATVTVVAQSIVIGTGSRPVLPDIPGLSTTPQVMTSTELLSLPELPGLLTVLGGGYVGLEFAAMFARYGSEVTVLEHGPRILGREDADVAACLHDILSSRGVEIVTAAEVTSVTEARQAAWVTFQADRMQHAVEADAVLVALGREPVTDDLGLAEAGVETTGARAIVVDEYLRTSQPHIFAVGDVNGGPQFTYISLDDYRVVLSQLAGDGSRSTASRTAVPYVLFTSPPLARVGLTEAAAVAAGMDILVATLPVAAMATVPRARIVDETAGLMKVVVDAGTDKILGAALLSYDSHEVINTVALAMRHGITATELRDTIYTHPSMTEAFNQLLGALAAPSS; this is encoded by the coding sequence ATGCCGTTGAACGTCGAACACATCGAGGCCGACCTCGCGGTCATCGGTTTCGGCAAAGGCGGTAAGACGCTGGCCGCCGCGCTGGGCCGCCAGGGCCGGCGGGTGGTGATGATCGAGCAGTCGGCGCTGATGTACGGCGGCACGTGCATCAACATCGGCTGCGTGCCGACGAAGTCGATGGTCTACCGGGCCGAACATCTCACGCCAGGCGGTGTCTACGAAGACGCCTACCGCTCGGCGGTGGCAGCGACGGCCGACCTCACCGCCGACCTGCGCGCGGTGAACTTCGCGATGCTCGACAACCTCGACACCGTGACTGTTCTCACCGGGCACGCGCGCTTCACCGACCCGCACACACTGCAGGTCGAGACCGTCGGCGGTGCGACGGTCACCGTGGTCGCCCAGTCGATCGTCATCGGCACCGGATCACGACCGGTGCTGCCCGACATCCCCGGGCTGTCCACCACACCCCAGGTCATGACCAGCACCGAATTGCTCAGCCTGCCTGAGCTTCCGGGGTTGTTGACGGTACTCGGCGGCGGCTATGTCGGTCTCGAATTCGCGGCGATGTTCGCCCGATACGGATCCGAGGTGACCGTGCTGGAACACGGTCCGCGGATCCTCGGTCGCGAGGATGCCGACGTGGCGGCCTGCCTGCACGACATTCTTAGCAGCAGGGGCGTCGAGATCGTCACTGCCGCTGAGGTCACCTCGGTGACCGAAGCCCGCCAGGCGGCGTGGGTAACCTTTCAGGCCGACCGGATGCAGCACGCGGTCGAGGCCGACGCCGTGCTGGTGGCGCTGGGCCGGGAACCCGTCACCGACGACCTCGGTCTGGCCGAGGCCGGTGTCGAAACCACCGGTGCGCGTGCGATTGTCGTCGACGAGTATCTGCGCACCAGCCAACCGCACATCTTCGCCGTCGGTGACGTCAACGGCGGTCCGCAGTTCACCTACATCTCGCTCGACGATTACCGCGTGGTGCTCTCTCAGCTCGCCGGTGACGGATCCCGAAGCACTGCCAGCCGCACCGCCGTCCCGTACGTGCTGTTCACCTCGCCGCCGCTGGCGCGGGTGGGCCTCACCGAGGCCGCGGCGGTGGCAGCCGGGATGGACATCCTGGTCGCCACGCTGCCGGTTGCCGCCATGGCGACGGTGCCACGGGCCCGCATCGTCGACGAGACGGCAGGACTCATGAAGGTCGTCGTGGATGCGGGCACCGACAAGATCCTGGGCGCAGCGCTTCTCAGCTACGACTCCCATGAAGTCATCAACACCGTCGCACTCGCCATGCGCCACGGCATCACCGCCACCGAGTTGCGCGACACCATCTACACCCACCCGTCGATGACGGAGGCCTTCAATCAGCTGCTCGGCGCATTGGCGGCACCGAGCAGCTGA
- a CDS encoding nitroreductase/quinone reductase family protein yields MADADALRADRADWTAQHLATYLESGGAQGHVLDLSDVGGRSFTTHCLIRYTGRKSGRSYIKPLIYGNVGGEIVVVASKGGADNHPEWYLNIESRATLEVQVATEAFEATWREPEGDERHQVWEYMCHLYPPYIAYQQSTSRRIPLVMLSLLRPTEPFSAPAH; encoded by the coding sequence ATGGCTGATGCCGACGCACTGCGCGCTGACCGTGCCGACTGGACCGCGCAACACCTTGCGACGTACCTGGAAAGCGGTGGCGCCCAGGGGCACGTCCTCGACCTGAGTGACGTCGGGGGCCGGTCGTTCACCACCCACTGCTTGATTCGCTACACCGGGCGCAAGTCGGGTCGGTCGTACATCAAGCCGCTGATCTACGGGAACGTCGGCGGTGAGATCGTTGTCGTCGCGTCCAAGGGTGGCGCCGACAATCATCCCGAGTGGTACCTGAACATCGAGTCGAGGGCAACACTCGAGGTGCAGGTCGCCACCGAGGCGTTCGAAGCCACCTGGCGCGAACCGGAGGGCGATGAGCGGCATCAGGTGTGGGAGTACATGTGCCACCTGTATCCGCCGTACATCGCCTATCAGCAGTCGACGAGTCGGCGCATTCCACTCGTCATGTTGAGTCTGCTGCGGCCAACCGAGCCCTTCAGCGCACCCGCTCATTAG
- a CDS encoding GcvT family protein, producing the protein MSTPSLPDRAHIVIIGGGVIGTSVAYHLTKLGHTDVVLLEQGQLSCGTTWHAAGLVGQLRASESGTRLVQYSTQLYAELEAETGLSAGYKQCGGVTVARSEDRMIQLRRTAANAAAYQLECELLSPEEAFERYPVMRVDDLVGAIWLPADGKANPTDLTMALAKGARQRGGKVFEHVRVLDVLTADGRVTGVRTDAGDIEAEIVVNCAGQWAKAIGALAGVNVPLYSAEHFYVVTETIAGVHPDLPILRDPDGYTYFKEEVGGLVIGGFEPEAKPWVAPDKIPYPFEFQLLDEDWEHFEILMDNALLRIPALEHTGLKKLYNGPESFTPDNQFILGEAPECANFFVGAGFNSVGIASAGGAGRALAEWIVNGSATTDLTGVDIRRFAPFNGNVAWLHDRVAEILGVHYEIPWPNRELATARPFRRSPVHHLLAAAGANFGSRMGWERANFFAPAGSEPVIDYSWGKQNWLPWSAAEQVSTRTGVTVFDQTSFSKYVLTGPGAEAGLQWLCTADVAVPVGKSVYTGMLNERGTYESDVTVTRTAPQEFLIVSSAATTERDKDHIRKNLPAGAHAELVDVTSSMAVFGVMGPKSRELLSELTDADLSDAAFPFATSQIISLGYATVRATRITYVGELGWELYVPAEFAVGVYEDLLAAGEKFGIARGGYYAIESLRLEKGYRAFGRELTPNDNPVEAGLLFACKLSSDVDFLGRAAVEKAKAEGARRRVVSFSVDSPEPMLWGGELILRDGAVAGQVSSAAWGATTGACVGLGYVRSTDDTVVTPDWVRSGSYAVNVGGQIYPITVSLKAIYDPANERVR; encoded by the coding sequence ATGTCGACTCCCTCATTGCCCGACCGTGCCCACATCGTCATCATCGGCGGCGGCGTCATCGGCACCAGCGTCGCCTACCACCTGACCAAACTGGGTCACACCGATGTGGTGCTGCTCGAACAGGGCCAGCTGTCGTGCGGAACCACCTGGCACGCAGCCGGTTTGGTCGGACAGCTGCGCGCATCGGAGAGTGGCACCAGGTTGGTCCAGTACTCCACCCAGTTGTACGCCGAACTGGAAGCGGAGACCGGGCTGAGCGCCGGCTACAAGCAGTGCGGCGGAGTGACGGTGGCCCGCAGCGAAGACCGGATGATCCAGCTGCGCCGAACGGCTGCCAATGCGGCCGCATATCAACTCGAGTGTGAACTACTCAGTCCGGAAGAAGCTTTCGAACGCTATCCGGTGATGCGGGTCGACGACCTGGTGGGCGCGATCTGGTTGCCCGCCGACGGCAAGGCCAATCCGACCGACTTGACGATGGCCTTGGCCAAGGGCGCCCGCCAGCGCGGCGGCAAAGTGTTCGAACACGTTCGCGTGCTCGACGTGCTCACCGCCGACGGCCGGGTGACCGGAGTCCGCACCGACGCCGGCGACATCGAAGCCGAGATCGTGGTCAACTGCGCCGGACAGTGGGCCAAAGCAATCGGCGCGCTGGCGGGGGTCAACGTGCCGCTGTATTCCGCCGAACATTTCTATGTAGTCACCGAAACCATCGCCGGTGTCCACCCTGATCTGCCGATCCTGCGTGACCCCGACGGCTACACCTACTTCAAGGAGGAGGTCGGCGGGCTGGTCATCGGCGGGTTCGAGCCGGAGGCCAAGCCCTGGGTCGCCCCCGACAAGATCCCGTACCCCTTCGAGTTCCAGCTACTCGACGAGGATTGGGAGCACTTCGAAATCCTGATGGACAACGCGCTGCTGCGCATTCCCGCACTCGAGCACACCGGCCTGAAGAAGCTCTACAACGGTCCGGAGAGTTTCACCCCGGACAACCAGTTCATCCTCGGCGAGGCCCCCGAGTGCGCCAATTTCTTCGTCGGCGCGGGATTCAACTCGGTAGGTATCGCCTCGGCCGGCGGCGCCGGACGCGCTTTGGCGGAGTGGATCGTCAACGGGTCGGCCACCACCGACCTCACCGGCGTCGACATCCGCCGCTTCGCACCGTTCAACGGCAACGTGGCCTGGCTCCATGACCGAGTGGCCGAAATCCTCGGTGTGCATTACGAAATTCCATGGCCGAACCGGGAACTGGCAACCGCACGGCCGTTCCGCCGTTCCCCGGTGCATCACCTACTCGCGGCGGCAGGCGCCAACTTCGGCAGCCGGATGGGCTGGGAACGGGCGAACTTCTTCGCGCCCGCGGGCAGCGAGCCGGTCATCGACTACTCCTGGGGTAAGCAGAACTGGCTGCCGTGGTCGGCAGCCGAACAGGTCAGCACCCGCACCGGTGTCACAGTTTTCGACCAGACGTCGTTCTCGAAGTACGTGCTCACCGGCCCGGGAGCCGAGGCGGGCCTTCAATGGCTGTGCACCGCCGATGTGGCTGTGCCGGTGGGCAAGTCGGTATACACCGGGATGCTCAACGAACGCGGCACCTACGAGTCCGACGTCACCGTCACCCGCACCGCGCCGCAGGAATTTCTGATCGTCAGCAGCGCGGCGACCACCGAACGGGACAAGGACCACATCCGCAAGAACCTGCCGGCCGGGGCGCACGCCGAACTCGTCGACGTCACGTCGTCCATGGCGGTCTTCGGCGTGATGGGCCCGAAGTCACGCGAGCTATTGAGCGAGCTCACCGACGCCGACCTGTCCGACGCCGCATTCCCGTTCGCCACCAGCCAGATCATCTCGCTGGGCTACGCCACCGTGCGCGCCACCCGGATCACCTATGTCGGCGAATTGGGTTGGGAATTGTACGTTCCCGCCGAGTTCGCGGTCGGCGTCTACGAAGACCTGCTGGCGGCCGGCGAGAAGTTCGGTATCGCCCGCGGCGGCTACTACGCGATCGAGTCCCTGCGCTTGGAGAAGGGCTATCGGGCATTCGGCCGGGAACTGACGCCGAACGACAACCCGGTGGAGGCCGGGCTGCTGTTCGCCTGCAAGTTGTCCTCCGATGTCGACTTCCTCGGCCGGGCAGCCGTGGAGAAGGCCAAGGCCGAAGGCGCCCGCCGGCGGGTGGTCAGCTTTTCCGTCGACTCGCCCGAGCCGATGCTCTGGGGCGGCGAACTGATCTTGCGCGACGGCGCCGTCGCCGGCCAGGTCAGCTCGGCGGCATGGGGTGCCACGACCGGTGCGTGCGTGGGGTTGGGTTACGTTCGCTCGACCGATGACACGGTTGTCACGCCAGACTGGGTGCGCTCAGGTTCCTACGCCGTCAACGTCGGCGGTCAGATCTATCCGATCACCGTGTCACTCAAGGCCATCTACGACCCGGCTAATGAGCGGGTGCGCTGA
- a CDS encoding choline/ethanolamine kinase family protein, whose product MPFISDPELDALLDQLPALAGQPRRLEELHGGLTNRNIKITTPSATYVARCSVNSTDLLGIDRDNEYYNSAAAERAGVGAPVIDYRPDLGILLVGFLEGVTLTNADFQRPDVLARVAEGCRTLHAGPRFRDRFDMFELQPGYLKVVLERGFRIPTDYLYFTREFQAMKRILDMGEHATVPCNNDLLAGNFVDNGDKVWLIDYEYSGNNDPCFELGNIWAECGLSTDQLDELVSAYYGRRLRHKTARSRLQGIVGKYGWTLWGCIQNATSTLDFDFWEWAMERYESAVAEFRGPDFPRLLADAQAPD is encoded by the coding sequence ATGCCGTTCATTTCCGACCCGGAACTGGATGCGCTGCTGGATCAACTGCCGGCGCTGGCCGGACAACCGCGCCGGCTCGAGGAGCTCCACGGCGGTCTCACCAACCGCAACATCAAAATCACCACGCCTTCTGCGACATACGTCGCACGCTGCAGCGTCAACTCCACCGACCTGCTCGGCATCGACCGGGACAACGAGTACTACAACAGCGCCGCGGCGGAAAGGGCCGGCGTCGGGGCGCCGGTGATCGACTATCGACCCGACCTGGGCATCCTGCTGGTCGGCTTCCTCGAGGGCGTGACGCTCACCAACGCAGACTTTCAGCGTCCCGATGTCCTGGCCAGGGTTGCCGAGGGCTGCCGCACTCTGCACGCCGGGCCGCGCTTCCGCGACCGCTTCGACATGTTCGAACTGCAACCCGGCTATCTGAAGGTCGTCCTGGAGCGCGGGTTCCGGATACCGACCGACTACCTGTACTTCACCCGCGAGTTCCAGGCGATGAAGCGCATCCTCGATATGGGCGAACACGCGACCGTTCCGTGCAACAACGATCTTCTCGCCGGAAATTTCGTCGACAACGGTGACAAGGTGTGGCTGATCGACTACGAGTACTCCGGCAACAACGACCCCTGCTTCGAACTCGGCAACATCTGGGCCGAGTGCGGGCTGTCCACCGACCAGCTCGACGAACTGGTCAGCGCCTATTACGGCCGTCGGCTGCGACACAAGACAGCGCGATCCCGCCTGCAGGGAATCGTCGGCAAGTACGGCTGGACGTTGTGGGGATGTATTCAGAACGCCACCAGCACACTAGATTTCGACTTCTGGGAATGGGCGATGGAACGCTATGAGTCGGCGGTCGCCGAGTTCCGCGGGCCCGATTTCCCGCGCCTGCTCGCTGATGCCCAGGCACCCGACTGA
- a CDS encoding HAD family hydrolase, translating into MAVPVIHSAVPIYPDARLAREVITGWAAVPQPAVIFDFNGTLSDDEPILFRIFSELFDEHLDWAMTQQDYDKHLLGHSDREIVEKALEITGAGGHDVDALLELRKHRYRDLVAGDNPIRPDTVRLVQLLAEHDVPMAIVTGAQRDDVAAVLSTSPVGALIRVVVAEEDVTRGKPDPEGFLSGAAHIGCAPEQVIVFEDSVPGVRGALAAGMGCIAVAVEPSDELAAVAPAMVPRLSVDIVEHVLPSLRR; encoded by the coding sequence GTGGCGGTGCCAGTGATTCACTCGGCCGTGCCGATCTATCCGGATGCCCGTCTGGCTCGCGAGGTAATCACCGGCTGGGCAGCTGTTCCGCAGCCCGCGGTGATCTTCGACTTCAACGGGACGTTGTCCGATGACGAGCCGATCCTGTTCCGTATCTTCAGCGAGCTGTTCGATGAGCACCTCGACTGGGCGATGACGCAGCAGGACTACGACAAGCACCTGCTGGGCCACAGCGACCGCGAGATCGTTGAGAAGGCCCTGGAGATCACCGGCGCGGGCGGCCACGACGTCGACGCGCTACTCGAACTGCGCAAGCACCGTTACCGCGACCTCGTTGCCGGTGACAACCCGATCCGGCCCGACACGGTGCGGCTGGTCCAGCTGCTGGCCGAACACGACGTGCCGATGGCCATCGTCACCGGGGCGCAGCGCGATGACGTCGCGGCCGTGTTGTCGACCAGCCCGGTCGGTGCGCTGATCCGGGTGGTCGTCGCCGAGGAGGACGTCACCCGCGGCAAGCCGGACCCGGAAGGGTTTCTTTCCGGTGCTGCCCACATCGGTTGTGCACCAGAACAAGTCATCGTCTTCGAAGATTCGGTCCCGGGAGTGCGCGGTGCGCTCGCCGCGGGGATGGGATGCATCGCGGTTGCCGTCGAGCCCAGTGACGAGCTCGCCGCGGTGGCGCCGGCGATGGTCCCGCGGCTGTCCGTCGACATCGTCGAGCACGTGCTGCCGTCGCTGCGACGTTAG
- a CDS encoding GntR family transcriptional regulator, with the protein MRVLSMDDAVLAERPDLSGPSEQPAHARIAIWLEKLIVSGALAPGDKLPAEVEIAGALGVSRMTLRQALAAIEAKGLIRRSRGRFGGNFVETPRLEFDHIGLPGFTEQLRRLDMAAGARVIGAVTRPATAVVRQALRLKRGAQVHKIVRMRSANNTPVLIEETYLPAARFPGLLSADLTGSIYALMADEFDTPLRSADEHIEAVPASESSAALLGVAIGDPLLLVTRTAYDRNDVPVEFSYDYFRSDRTRIRVKSGVDRGPDAAVETSPAS; encoded by the coding sequence ATGCGGGTGCTGTCGATGGACGACGCCGTCCTGGCCGAACGTCCCGACCTGAGCGGGCCGTCCGAGCAGCCGGCCCATGCCCGAATCGCCATCTGGCTGGAGAAACTGATCGTGTCCGGTGCGTTGGCGCCCGGCGACAAGTTGCCTGCCGAGGTCGAGATCGCCGGTGCGCTCGGCGTGAGCCGGATGACGCTGCGCCAGGCGCTGGCAGCCATCGAAGCCAAGGGACTGATCCGGCGCAGCCGGGGACGATTCGGGGGCAACTTCGTCGAGACACCGAGGCTGGAGTTCGATCACATCGGCCTACCCGGGTTCACCGAGCAGTTGCGCAGGCTGGATATGGCCGCAGGCGCCCGGGTGATCGGCGCGGTGACCCGCCCAGCGACCGCCGTGGTGCGCCAGGCCCTGCGGCTCAAGCGGGGCGCCCAGGTGCACAAGATCGTTCGGATGCGCTCGGCCAACAACACGCCGGTGCTGATCGAGGAGACGTACCTTCCGGCCGCCCGGTTTCCCGGCTTGCTGTCCGCCGACCTGACCGGCTCGATCTACGCGCTGATGGCCGACGAATTCGACACCCCGCTGCGTTCGGCGGACGAGCACATCGAGGCGGTGCCGGCCAGCGAGTCGTCCGCCGCGCTGCTGGGCGTGGCGATCGGCGACCCACTGCTTCTGGTGACCCGAACCGCCTACGACCGCAACGATGTTCCGGTCGAATTCTCCTACGACTATTTCCGGTCCGACCGCACCCGGATCCGGGTCAAGTCCGGCGTCGACCGCGGACCCGACGCCGCAGTGGAGACCTCGCCCGCGTCCTAA
- the alr gene encoding alanine racemase: MHTTSLTPSTHTQVWRPGAEAIVDLGAIAHNVRVLREHAGSAQVMAVVKADAYGHGAVAAGRAAIDAGAAELGVATIDEALTLRQGGITAPVLAWLHPPGTDFAPAVTADVGVAVSSVHQVGAVLDAVERTGNTAEVTVKVDTGLNRNGVSAADYPALLTELQRAVAADAIRLRGIMSHLANGDVPDDPLNDLQAQRFTAMIAEARSRGIEFDVAHLSNSPSAMTRPDLAFDMVRPGIAVYGLSPIPDRGDMGLRPAMTLRCTVAMVKPVKAGDGVSYGHTWIAEQDTNLALLPIGYADGLYRTLGGRIEILINGRLRRSVGRVCMDQFVVDLGPGEPGVAAGDEAILFGPGTSGEQTAQDWADLLGTIHYEVVTSPRGRVVRTYREPGADGQ; the protein is encoded by the coding sequence ATGCACACGACTTCGTTGACCCCGTCGACGCACACCCAGGTTTGGCGCCCCGGCGCCGAAGCGATCGTCGATCTGGGGGCGATCGCCCACAATGTGCGCGTTCTGCGTGAGCACGCGGGCTCCGCCCAGGTGATGGCGGTGGTCAAAGCCGACGCTTATGGCCACGGTGCCGTTGCGGCCGGCCGCGCGGCGATCGACGCCGGTGCCGCCGAGCTGGGAGTGGCCACGATCGACGAGGCGCTGACGCTGCGCCAGGGTGGCATCACGGCGCCGGTACTGGCGTGGCTGCACCCGCCGGGTACCGACTTCGCCCCGGCGGTGACCGCCGACGTCGGAGTCGCCGTGTCATCGGTGCATCAGGTCGGTGCGGTGCTCGACGCCGTGGAACGCACCGGGAACACCGCGGAGGTCACTGTCAAGGTCGACACCGGACTCAACCGCAACGGGGTCAGCGCCGCCGACTACCCCGCGCTGTTGACCGAACTCCAGCGCGCCGTGGCAGCCGACGCGATCCGGCTGCGGGGCATCATGTCGCATCTCGCCAACGGCGATGTCCCGGACGACCCGCTCAACGACCTTCAGGCGCAGCGCTTTACCGCGATGATCGCCGAAGCGCGTTCGCGGGGAATCGAATTCGACGTCGCACACCTGTCCAACTCGCCGTCGGCGATGACCCGCCCGGATCTGGCATTCGACATGGTCCGCCCCGGCATCGCGGTCTACGGGCTGAGCCCCATTCCGGACCGCGGCGACATGGGCTTGCGCCCGGCCATGACGCTCCGATGCACTGTTGCGATGGTCAAGCCGGTCAAGGCCGGCGACGGTGTGTCGTACGGCCACACCTGGATCGCGGAACAGGACACCAATCTGGCGTTGCTGCCCATCGGGTACGCCGACGGGCTCTATCGCACACTCGGCGGCCGCATCGAGATCCTGATCAACGGTCGGCTGCGCCGCAGCGTCGGACGGGTCTGCATGGACCAGTTCGTCGTCGATCTCGGTCCGGGCGAACCCGGTGTCGCGGCCGGGGACGAGGCGATCCTGTTCGGCCCGGGCACATCCGGCGAACAGACCGCCCAGGATTGGGCCGACCTGCTCGGCACCATCCACTACGAGGTGGTCACCAGTCCGCGTGGACGCGTGGTGCGTACGTATCGGGAGCCCGGCGCCGATGGGCAGTGA
- a CDS encoding alpha/beta fold hydrolase, which yields MGSDEERNPKPRGIDQRLARRAEKSAERLARKADHPGLGVGKRAGLLAGVAGLGAVGTVAGVSAARSFGQRSGVEDVYQREDFGLLDADRGCVVTTPDGIPLVVREVGPTTAPLTVVFAHGFCLQMGSFHFQRAALASRWGDQVRMVFYDQRGHGQSSAAPVDTYTVDQLGKDLETVLQVMVPRGPVVLVGHSMGGMTVLSHARQFPEHYGSRIVGAALISSAAEGLSRSPLGEILQNPALEAVRFAARYAPKLVHRTRGAARSVIRPILRAASYGDDHMSPSVVAFSEKMIHDTPIATLVEFLHALEVHDESAALPVLARIPTLIACGDHDVLTPMVHSEEMAAVLPNSELLIVPGAGHLVQLEQPELINDALVALVERATPSKLVAFARRLKDRNRG from the coding sequence ATGGGCAGTGACGAGGAGAGGAATCCCAAGCCGCGCGGTATCGATCAGCGGCTGGCCCGCCGCGCCGAGAAGAGCGCAGAGCGGTTGGCGCGCAAGGCAGACCATCCAGGTCTCGGCGTCGGCAAGCGCGCCGGTCTGCTGGCCGGCGTCGCCGGTCTTGGCGCGGTCGGTACGGTTGCCGGCGTGTCGGCGGCTCGTTCGTTCGGACAGCGTTCCGGCGTCGAAGACGTCTATCAGCGCGAGGATTTCGGGCTGCTCGACGCTGACCGCGGTTGCGTGGTGACCACCCCGGACGGCATCCCGCTGGTCGTTCGCGAGGTCGGACCCACCACCGCTCCGTTGACCGTGGTGTTCGCGCACGGATTCTGCCTGCAGATGGGATCGTTCCATTTCCAGCGTGCGGCATTGGCGTCCCGGTGGGGCGATCAGGTCCGGATGGTGTTCTACGACCAGCGCGGCCACGGTCAGTCCAGCGCCGCACCCGTCGACACCTACACGGTGGATCAACTGGGCAAGGACCTGGAAACCGTTCTGCAAGTGATGGTTCCGCGCGGCCCGGTCGTACTCGTAGGGCACTCGATGGGCGGTATGACCGTGCTCTCGCACGCCCGCCAGTTCCCCGAGCATTACGGCAGCCGGATCGTCGGTGCGGCGCTGATCTCGTCAGCCGCTGAAGGGCTGTCCCGCTCACCGCTGGGCGAGATTCTGCAGAACCCGGCGCTGGAGGCGGTGCGCTTCGCCGCCCGGTATGCGCCCAAACTGGTTCACCGCACCCGCGGTGCGGCGCGCTCGGTGATTCGCCCCATCCTGCGAGCCGCCTCGTATGGCGACGACCATATGAGCCCGAGTGTTGTCGCGTTCTCCGAGAAGATGATTCACGACACGCCGATCGCAACCCTGGTGGAGTTCCTGCACGCTTTGGAGGTCCACGACGAGAGTGCGGCGCTGCCCGTTCTGGCCCGAATCCCGACTTTGATCGCCTGCGGTGACCACGATGTGCTCACGCCGATGGTGCACTCCGAGGAGATGGCGGCGGTGCTGCCCAACAGTGAATTGCTGATCGTGCCGGGAGCCGGGCATCTCGTGCAGCTGGAGCAGCCCGAGCTGATCAACGATGCGCTGGTGGCCCTGGTCGAGCGTGCGACCCCGTCGAAGCTGGTGGCCTTCGCCCGACGACTCAAGGACCGCAACCGTGGATAG